Proteins encoded in a region of the Nicotiana tomentosiformis chromosome 9, ASM39032v3, whole genome shotgun sequence genome:
- the LOC104117746 gene encoding calcium-binding protein CP1 yields the protein MCPTGSVLHSEATGEPNLRSAFDVLDVDRDGKISSDDLRTSYGGFVSATGEPDDDVVGTMMTVADFNKDGYVEFEEFEKVIHSSKSRRNGTLGVNNNNNNVMEDVFKVMDKDGDGKVGVEDLKSYLNWAGLQVDDDDIKAMIKLGRGDENGGGVTFEGFLQILSL from the coding sequence ATGTGTCCGACGGGAAGCGTTTTGCATTCTGAAGCCACCGGAGAGCCGAATCTCCGGTCCGCATTCGACGTTTTAGATGTTGACCGCGACGGAAAGATAAGCAGCGACGATCTCCGAACATCTTACGGAGGATTCGTCAGCGCCACCGGCGAGCCCGACGACGACGTGGTTGGTACGATGATGACGGTGGCCGATTTCAACAAAGACGGGTACGTGGAATTCGAGGAATTCGAGAAGGTTATACACAGTTCTAAAAGCAGAAGAAATGGAACGTTAGGGgtgaataataataacaataatgtaATGGAGGATGTTTTCAAGGTGATGGACAAAGATGGTGATGGCAAAGTTGGGGTTGAGGATCTTAAGAGTTATCTGAATTGGGCTGGGCTTCAAGTGGATGATGATGATATTAAGGCCATGATTAAATTGGGCCGTGGTGATGAAAATGGTGGTGGTGTTACCTTTGAAGGTTTTCTCCAAATTTTGTCTCTTTGA